One Ogataea parapolymorpha DL-1 chromosome VI, whole genome shotgun sequence DNA window includes the following coding sequences:
- a CDS encoding Mitochondrial 2-methylisocitrate lyase: MSNLIAQFETDVSEIKQSWQSARQKHLQRPYSAEKVAAMRSSVHIDHVSSVQGNKLWQLLNKHRKECTPLLTFGCVDPATASQMSRAGIEAVYVSGGVSALQVADEIGRDHADYPSDTVPRVVARLFKTQLFHDRRQKSYYLGRSIAEQAELPIYDYLLPMVADGDMGFGSVTAIMKQTKMFAEAGTAMVHYDDLAIGLKKFTEKVGRTVVPLSEYLRRLTAARFQLDVLGSEMLLMSRVDCYHAEFITSVVDERDHKYVRGATVAGVESFIRAMNRALEQGENAAEARARWLQQARVMTFPEAVKQVATTEEYAAFCRLFETRPAPSLDEMRSFAEKTVATKIYFDWDVARTSVGQYLYKACPQAVIERAVAAMPLTDTTWARMDTPVWRDIVEIHTALRAVDSERCFGFGFTGSFDYEAAGYTWQEVCDLPMRLAEMGIVFQTQPIFALQGVNMYVYEFARMFKKEGIAGYVRDVQRPSLAGGHDHSGTPWGGNYFADECLNVANSMDITMNN, translated from the coding sequence ATGAGCAACCTAATTGCGCAGTTTGAGACCGACGTGTCCGAGATAAAGCAGTCTTGGCAGTCGGCCCGCCAAAAACACCTCCAGAGACCGTACTCGGCCGAAAAAGTTGCCGCTATGCGCAGCTCCGTGCACATTGACCACGTCTCGTCTGTGCAAGGCAACAAGCTATGGCAGCTGCTAAACAAGCATCGCAAGGAATGCACGCCGCTGCTCACGTTTGGCTGTGTCGACCCGGCCACCGCGTCGCAGATGTCCCGTGCCGGAATCGAGGCCGTGTACGTTTCAGGTGGTGTGTCTGCTCTGCAAGTGGCAGACGAAATTGGCCGTGACCACGCGGACTATCCGAGCGACACGGTGCCGAGGGTTGTGGCACGGCTTTTTAAGACTCAGTTATTTCACGATCGCAGACAAAAGTCCTACTATCTCGGCCGCTCTATCGCGGAGCAGGCAGAACTCCCCATCTACGACTATCTGCTGCCGATGGTGGCAGACGGCGACATGGGCTTTGGCAGCGTGACGGCCATAATGAAACAGACCAAGATGTTTGCAGAGGCCGGCACGGCGATGGTGCACTACGATGATCTGGCCATCGGGCTCAAGAAATTCACCGAAAAAGTAGGCCGTACAGTCGTCCCGCTAAGCGAGTACCTGCGCCGGCTGACCGCGGCACGGTTCCAGCTGGACGTGCTAGGATCCGAGATGTTGCTCATGTCACGCGTAGACTGCTACCACGCCGAGTTTATTACTTCCGTGGTGGATGAACGGGACCACAAGTACGTACGCGGGGCCACGGTGGCCGGGGTGGAGTCGTTTATCCGGGCCATGAACCGTGCGCTCGAACAGGGCGAGAACGCCGCTGAAGCGCGTGCCCGGTGGCTCCAACAGGCCAGAGTTATGACGTTCCCAGAGGCCGTCAAGCAAGTGGCTACGACAGAGGAGTATGCAGCATTCTGCCGGCTTTTTGAAACCCGTCCTGCGCCCAGCTTGGACGAGATGCGCTCTTTTGCCGAAAAAacggtggccaccaaaatTTACTTCGACTGGGACGTGGCCCGCACCAGCGTCGGACAGTACCTGTACAAGGCGTGTCCACAGGCAGTTATAGAGCGCGCTGTGGCAGCCATGCCGCTCACAGATACTACGTGGGCGCGCATGGACACGCCTGTTTGGCGCGATATCGTCGAGATCCACACGGCTCTGCGCGCCGTCGACAGCGAGCGCTGTTTTGGGTTCGGCTTCACGGGCAGTTTCGACTACGAAGCGGCAGGCTATACGTGGCAGGAGGTATGTGATCTGCCCATGCGGCTTGCAGAAATGGGTATTGTGTTCCAGACACAGCCGATCTTTGCGCTCCAGGGTGTCAACATGTACGTGTACGAGTTTGCACGGatgttcaagaaggagggTATTGCCGGTTATGTACGCGACGTACAGCGGCCGTCGCTGGCGGGTGGCCACGACCACAGCGGCACCCCGTGGGGCGGAAACTACTTTGCCGATGAGTGTCTGAACGTGGCCAACAGTATGGATATAACTATGAATAACTAA
- a CDS encoding proline-specific permease put4 — MSELPEKTSPVVSKSNYLFTEEVVSEKEQLTEVHRGLKSRHVQLIALGGAIGTGIFVGTGSTLSSCGPAGLLVGYLILSFFVWCIMNQLGEMVSYIPVSGQSTMHALCERYTGNKSFAFAAGLNLYYAQALIAPSEMTAAAFVIQYWTDANVAIFISIFWVSCVALNFCAVKFFGEVEFWISSIKIITIIGLIIVGIVIFFGGAPASDGVLGFHYWKHPGAFVEHLVPGNTGKFLACWTGIVKSAFAFVLSPELITACAAEAEAPRSNLPKACKRFIYRLAFFYVVGVIVVGVIVGSNDPRLMDAVNSGASTAAGSPYVIGIQNAGIKVLNHIVNAAILTSAYSCGNSQFFAATRSLHSMACNGEVPAIFARCTRNGVPIYSVALTGAIALLAFLNCSNSSAKVFTWLTNICTISGFISWIFVSLTYLRFRKAISYHGLDDRIVFRPPLQKAGAYLSAGFFIVITITNGYGVFFDFNVADFFAAYITLPIVVALYVGHMLWFRNFQFFAPPEEIDCISGLEQIEKEAAEYVPPKPKNFMERIWFYIA, encoded by the coding sequence ATGTCTGAACTCCCGGAAAAAACCAGTCCTGTGGTTAGCAAGTCCAATTACCTCTTCACCGAGGAGGTGGTGTCCGAGAAAGAGCAGCTCACCGAGGTCCACCGTGGTCTCAAGAGCAGACACGTCCAACTGATCGCGCTCGGAGGAGCCATCGGAACGGGTATCTTTGTCGGTACCGGCTCGACGCTGTCGTCGTGCGGACCCGCAGGCCTGTTGGTCGGCTACCTGATTCTGTCTTTCTTCGTCTGGTGCATCATGAACCAGCTCGGCGAAATGGTTTCGTATATCCCCGTTTCCGGCCAGTCCACGATGCACGCTCTGTGTGAGCGCTACACGGGCAACAAGTCGTTTGCATTTGCTGCCGGCCTGAACCTTTATTACGCCCAGGCACTGATTGCGCCTTCCGAAATGACTGCCGCCGCCTTTGTGATCCAGTACTGGACCGATGCCAACGTGGCCATCTTTATTTCCATCTTCTGGGTCTCGTGCGTGGCGCTCAATTTCTGCGCGGTGAAATTCTTCGGCGAGGTCGAGTTCTGGATCTCCTCCATCAAGATTATCACCATCATCGGTCTTATTATTGTTGGAATTGTCATTTTCTTCGGCGGAGCACCTGCATCTGACGGCGTGCTCGGTTTCCACTACTGGAAACACCCAGGAGCCTTTGTCGAGCACCTTGTTCCAGGAAACACCGGCAAATTCCTTGCGTGCTGGACCGGAATCGTCAAGAGTGCGTTTGCTTTCGTTCTCAGCCCGGAGCTGATCACCGCCTGTGCTGCCGAGGCCGAGGCCCCAAGATCGAATCTGCCAAAAGCCTGCAAGAGATTCATCTACAGACTCGCCTTTTTCTATGTCGTTGGAGTGATCGTTGTCGGAGTGATTGTTGGCTCGAACGACCCTCGGCTCATGGACGCCGTCAACTCGGGAGCCAGCACTGCTGCCGGCTCGCCATACGTGATCGGTATCCAGAACGCCGGTATCAAGGTGCTCAACCACATCGTCAATGCCGCCATCCTCACTTCGGCATACTCGTGCGGTAACTCGCAATTTTTCGCCGCCACTAGAAGCTTGCACTCGATGGCCTGCAACGGAGAAGTGCCGGCCATTTTCGCCCGCTGCACCAGAAACGGTGTGCCAATCTACTCGGTCGCCCTTACAGGAGCCATTGCCCTGCTCGCTTTCCTCAACTGCTCCAACTCGTCCGCCAAGGTGTTCACCTGGCTCACCAACATCTGCACGATTTCCGGCTTTATCTCGTGGATTTTCGTTTCGCTCACATACCTCCGCTTCAGAAAGGCCATTTCGTACCACGGCCTCGACGACAGAATCGTGTTCAGACCACCGTTACAAAAAGCAGGTGCCTACCTGAGCGCCGGCTTCTTTATTGTCATCACCATCACCAATGGTTACGGTGTGTTTTTCGACTTCAATGTGGCCGACTTTTTCGCCGCATACATCACGCTGCCTATTGTGGTTGCCCTCTATGTGGGACATATGCTGTGGTTCAGAAACTTCCAGTTCTTCGCTCCACCGGAGGAGATCGACTGTATTTCTGGCCTTGAGCAGATCGAGAAGGAGGCCGCCGAATACGTGCcgccaaagccaaagaactTTATGGAGAGAATCTGGTTCTACATCGCGTAA
- a CDS encoding cytidine/uridine-specific hydrolase has protein sequence MRKVVIDCDPGIDDASALLLALAPGNLDVRAITTVSGNLRASSCTQNLKKVLSMINRLDVPIGQGPEKPLVRKYPRDPFSHGSDGLGDLGMPELSTEPWDATGNSVAVASDLIVDTVNKHAGNISIVCLGPLTNLALALIKDPELPRKVEKVIIIGGSFGFSPSEALHATGDNPVSEWNIYVDPEAAELVWGAKFNLTAIGMDIFCQPCIAMTQKYQDKLAKSKSPAATFVLGVLAWLRRRGFGDYCALIDSLAVAYAIDESIMKTEKVDCLVETKSDIALGQIVVDRRKNFKWQDLPQIDAVASVDGEKYLAILTDGFTKY, from the coding sequence ATGAGAAAGGTTGTAATCGACTGCGACCCGGGCATCGACGACGCCAGcgcgctgctgctggcgctcGCGCCGGGAAACTTGGACGTCAGGGCCATCACCACCGTGTCGGGCAACCTTAGGGCCAGCTCCTGCACCCAAAACCTCAAGAAAGTGCTATCCATGATCAACCGGCTGGACGTGCCCATCGGACAAGGTCCTGAAAAGCCTCTCGTGCGCAAATACCCGCGCGACCCGTTCTCGCATGGGTCCGACGGCCTGGGCGACCTGGGCATGCCAGAGCTGTCCACAGAGCCGTGGGACGCTACCGGGAACAGCGTCGCTGTGGCGAGCGACCTGATCGTTGACACCGTTAATAAGCATGCGGGCAACATCAGCATCGTTTGCCTGGGCCCGCTGACGAACCTGGCGCTTGCCCTGATCAAGGACCCGGAGTTGCCCCGGAAAGTGGAGAAAGTGATCATTATCGGGGGCTCGTTTGGATTCTCGCCGTCGGAGGCCCTGCACGCGACGGGCGACAACCCGGTGAGCGAGTGGAACATCTACGTGGACCCGGAGGCAGCAGAACTTGTGTGGGGGGCCAAGTTCAACCTGACTGCCATTGGCATGGACATATTCTGTCAGCCTTGCATCGCGATGACGCAGAAGTACCAGgacaagctggccaagtcGAAGTCTCCGGCGGCGACATTTGTGCTTGGCGTGCTTGCGTGGCTCAGACGCCGCGGCTTCGGCGACTACTGCGCCCTTATAGACTCGCTGGCGGTGGCATACGCCATCGACGAGTCCATCATGAAAACCGAGAAAGTCGACTGTCTGGTGGAGACCAAGTCGGACATCGCGCTCGGCCAGATCGTGGTGGACCGCCGCAAAAACTTCAAGTGGCAGGACCTGCCCCAAATCGACGCCGTGGCCAGTGTGGacggtgaaaaatatctcgCCATATTGACCGACGGTTTTACCAAATATTAA
- a CDS encoding Lactose permease has translation MSKIMGTKNVNSAKLMAIALACAIINGCTMGVDQSMMTNLNMIDQYLEFFNLDSSMEGLFSAAINIGSVVGGFFAAQLIDIRRVGRKGGMFIAAVLTFLGVGLQTGARNRAMFIVGRIIIGVAVTINAVSAPTYVAEMVKPQHRGFFAGLYMASWYLAAIITTGISLGTYTEKSSWAWRGISLWQIAPSVLCLPLLAFIPETPRFLVYTDRESEALQILKNYHGNGEETPLVALEFEEIKQVLRYEKENKIGWMTMLQTRGNRWRLWIIFWMGVASQLTGSNIVGTYLGLFLENAGYTSTRRQIVLNLGLQISNLFFASAGSYLTEGLGRVFILLWSTVLMGVCLFIMGAVQKYYSDGTNVNATNALIFMVFLFSGTYSFSYTPLCVSYPVEIVNYSIRTKGMAFSQVVTFGFGFFNQYVIPIALDHISWKYYMINGVYNLAQAVIIWWTFVEVKGLTLEEIDKKFDGEVHYHLDDTITEVTQLERLDTEKN, from the coding sequence ATGTCAAAGATAATGGGCACCAAGAACGTCAATAGTGCCAAGCTCATGGCCATCGCACTCGCGTGCGCCATCATCAACGGCTGCACCATGGGTGTGGACCAGAGTATGATGACCAACCTTAACATGATCGACCAGTATCTGGAGTTTTTCAACCTGGACTCCAGCATGGAGGGGCTTTTCTCCGCCGCCATCAACATCGGGTCTGTTGTCGGAGGtttttttgctgctcagcTGATTGATATTCGCCGCGTGGGGCGCAAAGGGGGCATGTTTATCGCTGCTGTGCTGACGTTTTTGGGCGTGGGTTTGCAGACCGGTGCCCGCAACAGAGCCATGTTCATCGTCGGCCGGATTATCATCGGTGTGGCCGTCACCATCAACGCGGTCAGCGCCCCAACGTATGTCGCCGAGATGGTCAAACCGCAGCACCGCGGTTTCTTTGCCGGCCTTTACATGGCCAGCTGGTACTTAGCGGCAATAATCACCACGGGTATCTCGCTCGGCACTTACACggaaaaatccagctgGGCTTGGAGAGGCATCTCGCTGTGGCAGATCGCGCCATCTGTGCTGTGtctgccgctgctggcgtTCATTCCAGAGACTCCGCGGTTCCTCGTGTACACCGACCGCGAAAGCGAGGCCTTACaaattctgaaaaattaccACGGCAATGGCGAGGAGACGCCGCTTGTGGCCCTcgagtttgaggaaatcaagcagGTCTTGCGCtacgagaaggagaacaagATCGGCTGGATGACCATGCTGCAGACCAGGGGCAACCGCTGGAGACTGTGGATCATTTTCTGGATGGGTGTGGCCTCGCAGCTGACCGGAAGTAATATCGTGGGCACTTATTTGGGCCTGttcctggaaaatgccgGCTACACGTCGACGAGACGGCAAATCGTGCTGAATCTCGGTCTGCAGATCTCGAACCTGTTCTTTGCCTCCGCAGGCTCGTATTTGACCGAGGGTCTTGGCCGTGTGTTCATCCTGCTGTGGTCCACAGTGCTCATGGGTGTGTGTTTGTTCATTATGGGAGCAGTTCAGAAGTACTACTCGGACGGAACCAACGTCAACGCCACCAACGCCCTAATTTTCATGGTGTTCCTGTTCAGCGGCACTTATTCTTTCAGCTACACGCCGCTGTGCGTGTCGTATCCCGTGGAAATTGTCAATTACAGTATCCGGACGAAGGGTATGGCCTTCTCGCAGGTTGTCACGTTCGGATTCGGCTTCTTCAACCAGTACGTGATTCCGATTGCGCTCGACCACATCTCTTGGAAATACTACATGATCAACGGTGTGTACAATCTTGCACAGGCGGTGATTATCTGGTGGACGTTTGTCGAGGTCAAGGGCCTGACActggaggagatcgacaaaAAATTCGACGGCGAGGTGCACTACCATCTGGACGACACGATCACCGAGGTCACGCAGCTCGAGAGACTCGACACGGAGAAAAACTGA
- a CDS encoding siderochrome-iron transporter has protein sequence MSVFQKLRNRKTEEALSEAILGSNEEPETFLSEPEKNKEAREVVDGSSVISSDAPEGLQAIEAATMVWPNWAVYTTYAWIWVCFFMLALQQTIGTTMMPYAYADFAKAPEISTAGILATIVGGVLKLPIGKILNIWGRAEGFFVFVCVYLLGLVILAACNNAHAYAAGYVLFWIGYDAIYLIMDVFLADTCGLRNRAFAFAFASTPFICTAFTGPLAAQSILDVATWRWGYGIFAIVMPCVFFPLVFVFKFYQLKAIKMGVLKKRDSGRTKWQSLVHYFHEFDIVGALILMAAFTLFLLPFSLHTHGKATYKSAAFIVMIIVGVLLFPVFAIWEKWFARTHFIRYELFRNRTILGSCALAALSNFSFYCWDLYYYSFIIVVYNLSVKDAGYMTEIYNVGSCFWSPLFGIYVRLTKHFKYACLCFGLPLLFLGAGLMIRFRGQDSNIGYIVMCQIFIAFGGGMCVIGRDMAVMAASDQEGVPMMLSILSLFGSVGGSIGYAVAAAIYDNTFYNALVKKLPASEVPNALKIYMGGVKTQMSYPVGSAVRDAINYAWGQSQRNGAIAATCILVLAFPSIAIWKNYNVDVKKNKGHVL, from the coding sequence ATGAgtgtttttcagaaactGAGAAACAGAAAGACAGAGGAAGCGCTTTCAGAAGCCATCCTGGGCTCCAACGAGGAGCCGGAAACCTTTCTTTCGGAGccggaaaaaaataaagaaGCCCGCGAGGTGGTCGACGGGTCGAGCGTTATCAGCTCTGACGCCCCAGAGGGTTTGCAAGCCATAGAGGCCGCCACCATGGTCTGGCCAAATTGGGCCGTGTACACTACCTATGCGTGGATCTGGGTGTGTTTCTTCATGCTTGCGTTGCAACAGACTATTGGAACCACCATGATGCCGTACGCATATGCCGATTTCGCCAAAGCTCCCGAAATCAGCACTGCCGGAATCCTGGCAACCATTGTGGGAGGAGTGTTGAAGCTGCCTATCGGTAAGATTCTGAACATCTGGGGCCGTGCTGAGGGTttttttgtgtttgtgtGTGTCTACCTGCTGGGCCTGGTTATTCTTGCTGCATGCAACAACGCACATGCCTACGCTGCCGGTTATGTTCTGTTCTGGATCGGTTATGATGCCATCTACCTGATCATGGATGTGTTCCTTGCCGACACATGTGGcctcagaaacagagctTTCGCATTCGCATTTGCTTCCACTCCGTTCATCTGCACCGCTTTCACCGGTCCGCTTGCTGCTCAGTCGATTCTCGACGTTGCAACCTGGAGATGGGGATACGGTATCTTTGCCATTGTGATGCCGTGTGTGTTTTTCCCTCTGGTGTTTGTGTTCAAATTCTACCAGTTGAAGGCCATCAAGATGGGCGTTCTTAAGAAACGTGACTCAGGAAGAACCAAATGGCAGTCGCTCGTGCACTATTTCCACGAATTCGACATCGTGGGAGCATTAATTCTCATGGCTGCCTTCACACTGTTCCTGCTCCCATTCTCGCTCCACACCCACGGAAAAGCCACTTACAAGTCGGCTGCGTTCATTGTGATGATCATAGTTGGTGTGCTATTGTTCCCTGTGTTTGCTATCTGGGAAAAATGGTTTGCCAGAACGCACTTCATCAGATACGAGCTGTTCAGAAACAGAACCATTTTGGGCTCCTGTGCACTCGCTGCGCTCAGCAACTTCAGTTTCTACTGCTGGGACCTCTACTACTACAGTTTCATCATTGTGGTTTATAACTTGAGCGTCAAGGACGCCGGTTATATGACCGAGATTTACAACGTCGGTTCGTGCTTTTGGTCTCCGCTCTTTGGTATCTACGTGCGTCTCACCAAACATTTCAAATACGCTTGTTTGTGCTTTGGTCTGCCATTGCTGTTCCTCGGCGCCGGTCTTATGATCCGCTTCCGTGGCCAGGACTCCAACATCGGCTACATCGTCATGTGCCAGATCTTCATTGCCTTCGGCGGTGGTATGTGCGTTATTGGCCGTGACATGGCAGTTATGGCCGCCTCAGACCAGGAGGGTGTGCCAATGATGCTGTCGATCCTCTCTCTGTTTGGCTCTGTGGGTGGATCTATTGGCTacgctgttgctgctgccatCTACGACAACACTTTCTATAACGCATTGGTCAAAAAGTTGCCTGCCTCTGAGGTTCCTAACGCGCTCAAAATATACATGGGCGGTGTCAAGACCCAAATGTCCTATCCTGTTGGCTCCGCAGTCAGAGACGCCATCAACTACGCCTGGGGACAGAGCCAGAGAAACGGTGCCATCGCAGCCACCTGTATTCTCGTGCTTGCCTTCCCATCGATCGCCATCTGGAAGAACTACAACGTCGATgtcaagaaaaacaaggGACACGTTTTGTAG
- a CDS encoding Gamma-glutamyltransferase translates to MQFNSRRSTVYSPRGIVSSSQPLANEAGLKILRAGGNCVDACVAVAAVLCLVEPMSTGVGGDAFGLFYDAKAGKVSGMNATGRSAAALSIDWLREYHPDHILSTMRLKKDSVYAVQVPGLVAGWCDAVERWGSGKVSLAEILAPAIDLAENGFVISQVCADMWLEEESRLQRLNKHDEDLRIFLPNENFTAPHKGQLLTNTLFAATLRRIAHQGKRGFYEGPVAEAIVRELQSRDHVMTTADLAAHETLFVEPICVPVLGHKIWEIPPNGSGIIALLALGYISQLDKDGVIDLRAMQHNSAEYLHVVIECLKLAFKDSDEHVHDYEHYRRVTGVDLAGQLKDLLHPSFFKQRTAQFSKDSVLDNRTIKHGVPDPAMRSDTVYFTVTDSDGNAFSFINSIYSHFGSAIVVPGHGFILQNRGDNFSLNPESKNCLAGSKRTYHTIIPSMITTPAGSREELYASFGIMGGFNQPQAHVQVYLNMVLFGMDPQQALDAPRFCMTPHKDYKHTDLGLGSNGPVSAQVTTVNIEEGVPEENISQLRRLGHDIIVLRNEKRTLCGRGQVIRREQSADKLVYAGGSDPRGDGASVPFY, encoded by the coding sequence ATGCAATTCAATTCCAGACGGTCCACTGTTTACTCTCCACGGGGAATTGTTTCCTCGTCCCAGCCGCTTGCCAACGAAGCTGGCCTAAAAATCCTCCGCGCAGGCGGCAATTGCGTGGACGCCTGCGTCGCCGTGGCCGCCGTGCTGTGTCTCGTCGAGCCAATGTCGACAGGAGTTGGCGGCGACGCGTTCGGACTGTTTTACGACGCAAAAGCAGGTAAAGTGTCCGGCATGAACGCAACAGGCCGCTCGGCAGCGGCTTTGAGCATCGACTGGCTGCGGGAATACCACCCTGACCACATATTGTCCACGATGCGTCTAAAAAAAGACTCCGTCTATGCTGTCCAGGTGCCGGGACTTGTGGCCGGCTGGTGCGACGCCGTGGAGCGCTGGGGCAGCGGTAAAGTCTCGCTGGCCGAGATCCTTGCGCCAGCCATCGACCTGGCCGAAAACGGCTTTGTTATTTCCCAAGTGTGTGCCGATATGTGGCTCGAGGAGGAGTCGAGATTGCAAAGACTTAACAAACACGACGAAGACCTCCGTATTTTCCTGCCAAACGAAAACTTCACGGCCCCACACAagggccagctgctcaccaACACACTGTTTGCTGCCACGCTGCGTCGCATAGCCCACCAGGGCAAACGTGGCTTCTACGAGGGCCCCGTCGCAGAAGCCATTGTGCGTGAGCTACAGTCACGTGACCACGTGATGACGACAGCGGATCTGGCCGCGCACGAGAcgctgtttgtggagccCATTTGCGTTCCTGTGCTGGGCCACAAGATCTGGGAGATTCCACCCAACGGGTCGGGCATTATCGCCCTGCTGGCACTGGGTTATATTagccagctggacaaaGACGGAGTTATAGATTTGCGCGCCATGCAGCATAACTCGGCCGAGTACCTGCATGTGGTGATCGAGTGTCTCAAGCTTGCGTTCAAAGACTCGGACGAGCACGTCCACGACTACGAGCATTATCGGCGCGTCACGGGGGTCGATCTTGCTGGCCAACTCAAGGACCTATTGCACCCttcttttttcaagcagcgCACTGCACagttttccaaagactCGGTGCTGGATAACCGGACGATTAAGCACGGTGTTCCCGACCCGGCGATGCGGTCCGATACCGTCTATTTTACGGTCACCGACAGCGACGGCAACGCGTTCTCGTTCATAAATTCTATCTACAGCCATTTTGGCAGTGCGATTGTGGTTCCTGGGCACGGCTTTATCCTGCAGAACCGCGGAGATAACTTCAGTCTGAATCCGGAGTCGAAAAATTGTCTCGCCGGCAGCAAGAGAACGTACCACACAATCATTCCTAGCATGATAACCACGCCTGCCGGATCGCGGGAGGAGCTGTATGCCAGTTTTGGCATTATGGGCGGTTTCAACCAGCCGCAGGCCCACGTCCAGGTGTACTTGAACATGGTGCTCTTTGGGATGGATCcgcagcaggctctggaCGCACCTCGGTTTTGCATGACACCTCACAAGGATTACAAGCACACGGACTTGGGGCTGGGATCTAATGGGCCTGTGAGCGCTCAAGTTACCACAGTAAACATCGAGGAAGGAGTGCCCGAGGAAAATATTAGTCAGCTCCGAAGATTGGGGCACGATATTATCGTGCTACGGAACGAAAAACGGACGCTTTGCGGTCGGGGCCAGGTGATTCGGCGCGAGCAGAGCGCGGACAAGCTTGTGTATGCTGGAGGCAGCGACCCACGTGGCGACGGCGCCTCTGTACCGTTCTACTGA
- a CDS encoding Mitochondrial 2-methylisocitrate lyase, which translates to MTVATRDNRLQAEVEKIENWWKSEKQSRLQRPYSALDVARMRNSIELNHHVSSQQAIKLWKLFEEKVAKQEPLLTYGAVDPILLSQLSKAGLEIGYVSGAVCGFSNVAEPSMDTADYPWDTVPNTVQKLVNSQLWHDRRQNHLRSLMTPEELAVTPEIDYLVPLIADGDMGFGSTTGIMKLTKKFVEAGVAMFHLDDLAIGMKRFTIGEGRTVVPTCEYLKRLTAARFQLDLMGAETLLMGRADSLHAEYITSVIDPRDHGYVQGVTNPECEPLLATMVKAQREGRDYKSTRKAWLEKAGLMTFDEAVQQVATPEEYAAYMALFKNSKFKSITERRAHAAKTVSKPVFFDWEAARSTDGQYFFKHTLEHVIDRAIAALPVTDTTWARMDAPKWGEIVEFHEKLRAIDNRRAYGFGYTGRYDYYAAGFTEEQFKNLHWELAKLGIVFQTQPIYACQGLNMVSLEFGKMFKKEGIYGYDRDIIQFCKKNNTDGFETSWCGAKLSDDQMFAADSLDVTLPF; encoded by the coding sequence ATGACAGTGGCAACCAGAGATAACAGGCTCCAGGcggaggtggaaaaaatcgagaattggtggaaatctgaaaaacaaagcAGGCTCCAGCGGCCCTACTCGGCCCTCGATGTGGCCAGAATGAGAAACTCCATTGAACTAAACCACCATGTGTCCTCACAGCAAGCCATCAAGTTGTGGAAGTTATTCGAGGAGAAAGTTGCCAAGCAGGAGCCCTTGCTCACTTACGGCGCAGTGGACCCAATTCTGCTGTCCCAGCTGTCCAAGGCAGGACTCGAGATCGGTTATGTCAGTGGGGCCGTGTGCGGTTTTTCCAACGTGGCCGAGCCATCAATGGATACGGCCGACTATCCCTGGGACACGGTCCCCAACACAGTGCAAAAACTTGTCAACTCGCAGTTATGGCATGACCGGCGCCAGAACCATTTACGGTCCTTGATGACCCCTGAGGAACTTGCTGTCACACCAGAAATTGACTACTTGGTGCCACTCATTGCCGATGGCGATATGGgttttggcagcaccaCGGGAATCATGAAACTCACCAAGAAGTTCGTGGAGGCAGGCGTGGCTATGTTCCATCTTGACGACCTGGCCATCGGAATGAAGCGATTCACGATCGGCGAAGGCAGAACTGTGGTGCCTACGTGCGAGTATCTCAAAAGGCTTACGGCCGCGCGGTTCCAGTTGGACCTCATGGGCGCAGAGACGTTGCTCATGGGCCGTGCCGACTCGCTGCACGCCGAGTACATTACCTCGGTTATCGATCCACGTGACCACGGTTATGTACAAGGTGTGACAAATCCTGAGTGCGAGCCGCTGTTGGCGACAATGGTGAAGGCACAGCGGGAAGGCCGCGATTACAAAAGCACGCGCAAGGCGTGGCTGGAGAAGGCCGGACTGATGACTTTTGACGAGGCGGTCCAGCAGGTCGCCACGCCAGAGGAGTATGCAGCGTACATGGCTCTGTTCAAGAATTCCAAGTTCAAGAGTATAACCGAGAGAAGGGCCCATGCTGCAAAGACAGTTTCCAAGCCAGTCTTCTTCGACTGGGAGGCTGCACGGTCCACGGACGGCCAATACTTCTTCAAGCACACCCTGGAACACGTTATTGACCGTGCCATTGCCGCATTACCTGTGACGGACACCACCTGGGCTCGCATGGACGCTCCCAAATGGGGCGAGATTGTGGAGTTCCACGAAAAACTGCGGGCAATTGATAACCGTAGAGCGTACGGGTTTGGTTATACTGGCCGCTACGACTACTATGCAGCAGGGTTCACTGAGGAGCAGTTCAAAAACCTGCACTGGGAGCTTGCCAAGTTGGGCATTGTATTCCAGACGCAGCCAATCTACGCGTGCCAGGGTTTGAACATGGTGAGCCTTGAGTTTGGCAAGatgttcaagaaggagggAATCTACGGTTATGACCGCGACATTATTCAGTTCTGCAAGAAGAACAACACCGACGGATTTGAGACTTCGTGGTGCGGCGCCAAATTGTCGGATGACCAGATGTTTGCAGCCGACTCCCTGGACGTGACTTTGCCGTTCTGA